From a region of the Mycoplasma miroungigenitalium genome:
- a CDS encoding site-specific DNA-methyltransferase has product MYIDPPYNTESSLSDGNSLKNGEKDDIAASKFIYRDKFSRTGWLNMMSERLRMAKDLLKEDGVIFVSIDDTEQAYLKVLMDEIFGEENFVSSIVWKKHNSQNDAVYIESNHEYIICFSKNKSQTKLIKNKIDNKSGKSFSLLLGNTEGGRLNNRYKMGYTVYWNKSTGDLIPLHDYDLEKAKTSNDINIYKDNKELLQQGYTIIRPPKTGNYILRWKWNIDNFLRNKEKVVVKTKKDGTYTLHYLDERNFKFVGNKSIIENISSSLGSRINREVEINFTNPKPIELIKHILKMFNNNSRVLDFFAGSGTTGHAVMELNREDGGNRTFTLVTNNENNIAYDVTYERLYRINNGKGTKEESFKWLEKNKPYKQNLNVFNIEYFDTKLFDDNVNNELIKQTLIDELQDNGITTFTKFEKQLYFDLMSLKPLDTDKENENGGN; this is encoded by the coding sequence ATTTACATCGATCCTCCTTATAATACCGAATCATCTTTAAGCGATGGAAATAGTTTAAAAAATGGCGAAAAAGATGATATCGCAGCTTCAAAATTTATTTATCGTGATAAATTTAGTCGTACTGGTTGACTAAATATGATGAGCGAGCGTTTAAGAATGGCAAAAGACCTATTGAAAGAAGATGGGGTTATTTTTGTATCAATTGATGATACTGAACAAGCCTATTTAAAAGTATTAATGGACGAAATTTTTGGGGAGGAGAATTTTGTTTCAAGTATTGTTTGAAAAAAACATAATTCTCAAAATGACGCAGTTTATATTGAAAGTAATCATGAATATATTATTTGTTTCTCAAAGAATAAAAGCCAAACCAAATTAATTAAAAACAAAATAGATAATAAATCAGGAAAAAGTTTCTCTCTATTACTGGGTAATACTGAAGGCGGAAGACTTAACAATAGGTATAAAATGGGTTACACTGTTTATTGAAATAAATCCACAGGTGATTTAATACCATTGCATGATTACGATTTAGAAAAAGCAAAAACTTCAAATGATATTAATATTTATAAGGACAATAAAGAACTATTGCAACAAGGTTACACAATTATTAGACCTCCTAAAACCGGCAATTATATTTTACGTTGAAAGTGAAATATAGACAATTTCTTGCGTAACAAAGAGAAAGTCGTGGTTAAAACAAAAAAAGATGGAACTTATACACTTCATTATCTTGATGAGAGGAATTTTAAATTTGTTGGAAATAAATCAATTATTGAAAACATTTCTTCTTCATTAGGCTCGAGAATAAACAGAGAAGTTGAAATAAATTTTACCAATCCAAAGCCAATAGAATTAATTAAGCACATATTGAAGATGTTTAATAACAATTCACGCGTCCTTGATTTCTTCGCTGGTTCTGGTACCACAGGTCACGCTGTTATGGAATTAAACAGAGAAGATGGTGGAAATAGAACTTTTACATTAGTTACTAATAATGAAAATAACATAGCATATGATGTAACTTATGAAAGACTTTATAGAATAAATAATGGTAAAGGTACAAAAGAAGAATCATTTAAATGACTAGAAAAGAATAAACCTTATAAGCAAAATCTTAATGTTTTTAACATTGAATATTTTGATACAAAACTTTTCGATGACAATGTTAATAATGAATTAATCAAGCAAACATTAATTGACGAATTACAAGACAATGGAATCACAACATTTACAAAATTTGAAAAGCAACTTTATTTTGACCTAATGTCTTTAAAACCTCTTGATACTGATAAGGAAAATGAAAATGGCGGCAATTAA
- a CDS encoding ATP-binding protein, translating to MKIPNVDVYITGSNSKMISSDVLTQFRDRGDEIRVYPFSFAEFYSCYEGDKGKAFAEFCLYGGMPMSAQLKSHEKKSEYLKNVFTSTYIKDVMERNKVLKDASIMDDLLDIISSSIGSLSNPTKLANTFMSEKNIKISPFTVSNYLDYFIDAFLIEKARRYDVKGRKYISAPYKYYFSDIGLRNARLNFRQNEQSHIMENIIYNELRMRGLNVDVGVVEYNYKDENRKTIRKNLEVDFIINRGSNRYYIQSALNVDTREKQIQETESLRRTGDSFKKVVIVRNNIVPRFDNDGILYIGVEDFLLDETALDL from the coding sequence TTGAAAATTCCGAATGTAGATGTATATATTACGGGCAGTAATTCAAAGATGATTTCATCAGATGTACTAACGCAGTTTAGAGATCGTGGCGATGAAATAAGAGTATATCCATTTTCGTTTGCAGAATTTTATTCATGTTATGAAGGAGACAAGGGAAAGGCTTTTGCTGAATTCTGCCTGTACGGTGGAATGCCAATGTCTGCGCAACTTAAAAGTCATGAAAAAAAGAGCGAGTATTTGAAGAATGTTTTTACAAGTACTTATATTAAAGATGTAATGGAGCGCAATAAAGTTCTTAAAGATGCATCTATAATGGATGATTTGTTAGATATTATATCTTCATCTATTGGTTCTTTATCAAATCCGACTAAACTGGCTAATACTTTCATGTCAGAGAAGAATATAAAGATATCACCGTTTACGGTAAGCAATTACTTGGACTACTTTATAGATGCTTTTTTAATTGAAAAGGCCAGAAGATATGATGTAAAAGGGAGAAAATATATATCAGCCCCGTATAAATACTATTTTTCAGATATTGGACTTAGAAATGCAAGGTTGAATTTCAGACAGAATGAGCAGTCACATATTATGGAGAATATAATATATAATGAACTTCGCATGAGGGGGTTAAATGTAGATGTTGGTGTTGTGGAATATAACTATAAAGATGAGAATAGAAAAACGATTAGAAAAAATTTAGAAGTAGACTTTATTATCAATAGAGGAAGTAATAGATATTATATTCAATCGGCGCTTAATGTTGATACAAGAGAAAAACAAATACAAGAAACGGAATCCTTAAGAAGAACAGGAGATTCATTTAAGAAAGTTGTTATAGTTAGAAACAACATAGTGCCTAGATTTGATAACGATGGAATTTTATATATTGGAGTAGAGGATTTTCTCTTGGATGAAACAGCACTGGATTTATAG
- a CDS encoding site-specific DNA-methyltransferase yields the protein MWKYSNYWWKLWCFKESISDRERERVASDTNAFYDVIYIDPPYNTESSLSDGNSLKNGEKDDIAASKFIYRDKFSRTGWLNMMSERLRMAKDLLKEDGVIFVSIDDTEQAYLKVLMDEIFGEENFVVNLIWQKTTAPKNNSKYFSINHDYILLYSKNKNKLNISLDERTEKQLKEYKNNDNDSRGPWTRIKLRSPKYNKSNDYEIEYMGKVYKQPEGFSWVVSKETMKKLIDENRVYSEGSMLRKKAFLYESKNGVTPISILLKDKVGISQSGTELLRKIIGNLFDYPKPVSLIKYLISKIPNKNARVLDFFAGSGTTGHAVMELNREDGGNRTFTLVTNNENNIAYDVTYERLYRINNGKGTKEESFKWLEKNKPYKQNLNVFNIEYFDTKLFDDNVNNELIKQTLIDELQDNGITTFTKFEKQLYFDLMSLKPLDTDKENENGGN from the coding sequence ATTTGAAAATACTCTAATTATTGGTGAAAACTATGATGCTTTAAAGAATCTATTAGTGATAGAGAGAGAGAGAGAGTCGCTAGCGACACCAATGCATTTTACGATGTAATTTACATCGATCCTCCTTATAATACCGAATCATCTTTAAGCGATGGAAATAGTTTAAAAAATGGCGAAAAAGATGATATCGCAGCTTCAAAATTTATTTATCGTGATAAATTTAGTCGTACTGGTTGACTAAATATGATGAGCGAGCGTTTAAGAATGGCAAAAGACCTATTGAAAGAAGATGGGGTTATTTTTGTATCAATTGATGATACTGAACAAGCCTATTTAAAAGTATTAATGGATGAAATTTTTGGGGAGGAGAATTTTGTTGTAAATCTGATTTGACAAAAAACAACAGCACCTAAAAACAATTCAAAATATTTTAGCATCAATCATGATTATATTTTGCTTTATTCAAAAAATAAAAATAAGTTAAATATTAGTTTGGACGAAAGAACAGAAAAACAGCTAAAAGAATATAAAAACAATGATAATGATTCAAGAGGCCCTTGAACAAGAATTAAATTACGTTCTCCAAAGTATAATAAATCTAATGATTATGAAATTGAATATATGGGAAAAGTTTATAAACAACCCGAAGGCTTTTCGTGAGTCGTTTCTAAAGAAACTATGAAAAAACTAATCGACGAAAATAGGGTTTATTCAGAAGGAAGTATGTTAAGAAAGAAGGCGTTTTTATATGAATCAAAAAATGGTGTAACACCTATCTCAATATTATTAAAAGACAAGGTTGGAATTTCACAATCAGGAACAGAGTTATTAAGAAAAATCATAGGTAATCTCTTTGATTATCCCAAACCTGTATCTTTAATAAAATATTTGATATCAAAAATCCCTAACAAAAACGCCCGTGTTCTTGATTTCTTCGCCGGTTCTGGTACCACAGGTCACGCTGTTATGGAATTAAACAGAGAAGATGGTGGAAATAGAACTTTTACATTAGTTACTAATAATGAAAATAACATAGCATATGATGTAACTTATGAAAGACTTTATAGAATAAATAATGGTAAAGGTACAAAAGAAGAATCATTTAAATGACTAGAAAAGAATAAACCTTATAAGCAAAATCTTAATGTTTTTAACATTGAATATTTTGATACAAAACTTTTCGATGACAATGTTAATAATGAATTAATCAAGCAAACATTAATTGACGAATTACAAGACAATGGAATCACAACATTCACAAAATTTGAAAAGCAACTTTATTTTGACCTAATGTCTTTAAAACCTCTTGATACTGATAAGGAAAATGAAAATGGCGGCAATTAA
- a CDS encoding type III restriction endonuclease subunit M, producing MNKELILNDYINKINEISKHDINQDQKDLIINILKRTDEKDLQDVYQFLIKRVKIGFVFDEAPACKNTALALLKKDNEKSFINDMLNHQEFENTLIIGENYDALKNLLVIERESR from the coding sequence ATGAACAAAGAATTAATCTTAAATGATTATATTAATAAAATAAATGAAATATCAAAACACGATATTAATCAAGACCAAAAAGATCTAATAATTAATATCTTAAAAAGAACAGATGAAAAAGATTTACAAGATGTATATCAATTTTTAATTAAAAGAGTAAAAATTGGTTTTGTTTTCGATGAAGCACCAGCTTGCAAAAACACAGCTTTAGCTTTACTTAAAAAAGATAATGAAAAATCATTTATTAATGATATGTTAAATCACCAAGAATTTGAAAATACTCTAATTATTGGTGAAAACTATGATGCTTTAAAGAATCTATTAGTGATAGAGAGAGAGAGTCGCTAG
- a CDS encoding DEAD/DEAH box helicase family protein, with protein sequence MKMAAINLSDVQARAVKELVEKCDLNNKSSIYFKAPTGSGKTFMIANVIDRLIKLHGNKQKLFFIIATLSSGELPKQMEQNLNEYKHVLYSIRNIERIESPSINKTKNKDYEPRLVLEQNKVMIFGASTFGKGRILTEYNYLENFIEEIKNEGYKLIYIRDESHHGGEVKNNFVDIDRNDLKNKDQQNEKHFEALIQKAAQYIIKMTATPPRTQNQVVITEKELQTDSIKLIKTEAKRNDFKVDKFLEEISDFDLLQKACEKFKEIKKAYGNAELEPSLINIHPAMLIQVKDKTEKDENFEQNIKEIIKILEQNNLTWVKYFSGDKVDQNTSSIKEEVSLKKISRNNSGVDCIIFKVGPATGWNIPRACMLVQLRNVSSENLNIQTLGRIKRNPNPNYFVDNDDQLFENSIANKYWFYSNFEEKKREWSYYELQEKWKQDYNGLTSFYKGSINRNLLKKVSNTNAYNDELIGVLSKKEILEECNALQQHFREYHYLAPKAELLKNDKNENFRKINDQDKITNSIELELYIENFLDTNKAYFIDATKFKINGWIKSTFLDDPNKPEYISANLVWFVISYLYISQIKQIHKEQMNKYKKTVQEKEFILSKQNSLPGNEYQWINSDLHIAFDNEFDEVKLNYAYQNTYFVNEKEKYKHYLDSHNEEIILNALKNVFKEKYKNDAEDFYNKVKIWTKNPTLHGVNYEYYSKDYDIKNSFPDIVIKYGKHQIIIEVKDATKDYDKEKTKKIIEAYRAYIDDQLDNSFILSPLTLLVCKVKKEDSQSKKSGKMEITFEGASTNELFNDKINDGTFDKKGLAIENLFKDMFDVIDKLDNN encoded by the coding sequence ATGAAAATGGCGGCAATTAATTTATCGGATGTCCAAGCTAGAGCAGTTAAAGAATTAGTTGAAAAATGTGATTTAAATAATAAATCATCGATTTATTTTAAAGCGCCCACCGGTAGTGGTAAAACATTCATGATTGCTAATGTAATTGATCGATTAATTAAATTACATGGTAATAAGCAAAAATTGTTTTTTATTATTGCTACTTTATCTTCTGGCGAATTGCCTAAGCAAATGGAACAAAATTTAAATGAATACAAACATGTTTTATACTCGATTAGAAATATTGAAAGAATAGAATCGCCTAGTATCAATAAAACTAAAAATAAAGATTATGAACCAAGATTAGTTTTAGAACAAAATAAAGTAATGATTTTTGGGGCTTCAACCTTTGGAAAAGGAAGAATACTTACAGAATATAATTACTTGGAAAACTTTATTGAAGAGATTAAAAATGAAGGCTATAAATTAATCTATATTAGAGATGAATCGCACCACGGGGGTGAGGTTAAAAACAATTTTGTTGATATTGATAGAAATGACTTAAAAAATAAAGATCAACAAAATGAAAAGCATTTTGAAGCCTTGATTCAAAAAGCTGCTCAATATATTATTAAAATGACAGCTACACCGCCGAGAACTCAAAATCAAGTAGTAATAACCGAAAAAGAATTACAAACAGATTCAATTAAATTAATTAAAACAGAAGCAAAAAGAAATGATTTTAAAGTTGATAAATTCTTAGAAGAAATTAGCGACTTTGATTTATTACAAAAAGCATGTGAAAAATTCAAAGAAATCAAAAAAGCATATGGCAATGCTGAGTTAGAACCATCATTAATTAATATTCATCCAGCAATGCTAATTCAAGTAAAAGACAAAACGGAAAAAGACGAAAATTTTGAACAAAACATAAAAGAAATTATCAAAATACTTGAACAAAATAATTTAACTTGGGTTAAATATTTCAGCGGGGATAAAGTAGATCAAAATACCAGTAGTATTAAGGAAGAAGTTTCTCTAAAAAAGATATCTAGAAATAATTCTGGTGTTGATTGCATTATTTTTAAAGTAGGTCCAGCCACTGGTTGAAATATTCCAAGAGCGTGTATGCTCGTTCAATTAAGAAATGTTTCGTCTGAAAACCTAAATATTCAAACATTGGGAAGAATAAAAAGAAATCCTAATCCTAATTATTTTGTTGATAATGATGATCAATTGTTTGAAAATTCAATTGCTAATAAATATTGGTTTTATTCAAACTTTGAAGAAAAGAAAAGAGAATGAAGTTATTATGAATTGCAGGAGAAATGAAAGCAAGATTATAATGGCTTAACTTCATTTTATAAAGGAAGCATAAATAGAAATTTATTAAAAAAGGTATCAAATACTAATGCATATAATGATGAACTTATTGGTGTTTTATCCAAAAAAGAAATCCTTGAAGAATGTAATGCACTTCAACAACATTTTAGGGAATATCATTATTTAGCTCCCAAAGCAGAATTATTGAAAAACGATAAAAATGAAAACTTTAGAAAAATTAATGATCAAGATAAAATAACCAATTCAATTGAATTAGAGTTATATATTGAAAATTTTTTAGATACAAACAAAGCTTATTTTATTGATGCAACAAAATTCAAGATTAATGGGTGAATAAAATCAACATTTTTAGACGACCCAAATAAGCCTGAATATATTTCGGCTAATTTGGTTTGGTTTGTAATTTCGTATCTTTACATTAGTCAAATTAAACAAATTCATAAAGAACAAATGAATAAATACAAAAAAACCGTACAAGAAAAAGAATTTATATTATCTAAACAAAATTCATTACCAGGCAATGAGTATCAATGAATAAATAGTGACTTACATATTGCATTTGACAATGAATTCGATGAAGTGAAATTAAATTACGCATATCAAAATACATATTTTGTTAACGAAAAAGAAAAATATAAACACTATTTAGATAGCCATAATGAAGAAATTATTTTAAACGCATTAAAAAATGTGTTTAAAGAAAAATACAAGAATGATGCTGAAGATTTTTATAATAAAGTAAAAATTTGAACTAAAAACCCAACCTTACACGGCGTAAATTATGAATACTATAGTAAAGATTATGATATTAAAAACTCATTCCCAGATATTGTAATTAAATATGGTAAACATCAAATTATTATTGAAGTTAAAGACGCCACTAAAGACTATGATAAAGAGAAGACTAAAAAAATTATAGAAGCATATCGTGCTTATATTGATGACCAATTGGATAATAGTTTTATTTTATCGCCTTTGACTTTGTTGGTCTGCAAAGTTAAAAAAGAAGATTCTCAAAGCAAAAAAAGCGGAAAAATGGAAATAACTTTTGAAGGTGCAAGCACAAATGAGTTATTCAATGACAAAATTAATGATGGCACATTTGACAAAAAAGGACTTGCTATAGAAAATCTTTTTAAGGATATGTTTGATGTCATTGATAAATTAGATAATAATTAG
- a CDS encoding type III restriction endonuclease subunit M — protein sequence MNKELILNDYINKINEISKHDINQDQKDLIINILKRTDEKDLQDVYQFLIKRVKIGFVFDEAPACKNTALALLKKDNEKSFINDMLNHQEFENTLIIGENYDALKNLLVIERERESLATPMHFTM from the coding sequence ATGAACAAAGAATTAATCTTAAATGATTATATTAATAAAATAAATGAAATATCAAAACACGATATTAATCAAGACCAAAAAGATCTAATAATTAATATCTTAAAAAGAACAGATGAAAAAGATTTACAAGATGTATATCAATTTTTAATTAAAAGAGTAAAAATTGGTTTTGTTTTCGATGAAGCACCAGCTTGCAAAAACACAGCTTTAGCTTTACTTAAAAAAGATAATGAAAAATCGTTTATTAATGATATGTTAAATCACCAAGAATTTGAAAATACTCTAATTATTGGTGAAAACTATGATGCTTTAAAGAATCTATTAGTGATAGAGAGAGAGAGAGAGTCGCTAGCGACACCAATGCATTTTACGATGTAA
- a CDS encoding nucleotidyl transferase AbiEii/AbiGii toxin family protein yields MITSSRQLKDKINNLTGGDSKKSQVYLRNFFMERFLERVSRSDYKNNFIVKGGILVSSLVGLDTRATMDIDTTVKSLTLSETEARNIVENIMSADLADGVTFKMVNSALIMEEHDYPGIRFSIDGYFEKIRQAIKIDLSTGDAITPRAIEYKYFLMFEDRYISLLTYNIETLLAEKLETMIARSTANTRMRDFYDIFLITGGNDYSIEVLHEAVIKTATKRGTLDVLKDYKQILVDVKESEIMRKAWTNFEKQSFFVKDTNWDKVIDSCINLADEVFNN; encoded by the coding sequence GTGATAACGAGTTCAAGACAGTTAAAAGATAAAATAAATAATCTAACTGGTGGGGATAGCAAGAAATCGCAGGTTTATCTTCGGAATTTCTTTATGGAGCGTTTCTTGGAAAGGGTTTCTAGGTCTGATTATAAAAACAATTTTATTGTTAAAGGTGGAATCCTTGTGTCATCACTTGTTGGTCTTGATACGAGGGCAACAATGGATATTGACACCACAGTTAAAAGTCTAACTCTAAGCGAGACGGAAGCTAGAAACATAGTAGAAAATATTATGAGTGCCGATCTTGCTGATGGCGTTACTTTTAAGATGGTTAATAGTGCATTAATTATGGAAGAACATGACTATCCAGGTATTAGATTTAGCATTGATGGGTATTTTGAGAAAATTAGACAAGCAATAAAAATAGATTTATCAACGGGAGACGCTATTACACCAAGAGCAATAGAATACAAATATTTCCTAATGTTTGAAGATAGATATATCTCATTACTCACATATAACATAGAGACCTTGTTAGCAGAAAAATTAGAAACCATGATAGCGAGATCAACAGCTAATACTAGAATGAGAGATTTCTACGATATTTTTCTAATAACAGGGGGAAACGACTATTCAATTGAGGTATTGCATGAAGCAGTTATAAAAACAGCCACTAAAAGAGGAACGCTAGATGTGTTGAAGGATTATAAACAGATTTTAGTAGATGTTAAAGAAAGTGAAATCATGCGAAAAGCATGGACTAACTTCGAAAAACAATCATTTTTTGTTAAGGATACAAATTGGGATAAAGTGATTGATTCTTGTATTAATCTTGCTGATGAAGTTTTTAATAATTAG
- a CDS encoding type IV toxin-antitoxin system AbiEi family antitoxin domain-containing protein — translation MSYQDLLMKIVDENNGYLDTSLALSKGVSSTILTTFKRKNNLVRITQGLYKLPDAWDDELYVISNSNPRAVFSHETALYLHSLMDREPLDISVTVKAGYNATHLRKKNIRVYQLDEEKYELGQSVIQTAFGHDVKVYDLERSVCDLVRNKDKTDVQIYSTAWKNYLSRADKNISKLMRYAKEFNIQDIVRGYLEVVLW, via the coding sequence GTGAGTTATCAAGATTTATTAATGAAAATAGTTGATGAGAATAATGGTTATTTAGATACTTCACTAGCTCTTAGTAAGGGTGTGTCTTCTACTATTTTAACAACTTTCAAAAGGAAAAATAACCTTGTTCGCATAACGCAGGGTTTATATAAGTTACCAGATGCTTGGGATGACGAGTTATATGTTATTTCTAATTCTAATCCTCGAGCGGTTTTTTCGCATGAAACAGCTCTGTACTTGCATAGTCTGATGGATAGAGAACCTTTGGATATTAGCGTGACAGTAAAAGCAGGATATAATGCTACGCATCTTAGAAAAAAGAATATTCGTGTATATCAGTTAGATGAAGAAAAATATGAACTGGGGCAAAGTGTTATTCAGACAGCTTTTGGCCATGATGTAAAAGTTTATGATTTAGAGCGAAGCGTGTGTGATTTAGTAAGGAATAAGGATAAGACTGATGTTCAGATTTATTCTACTGCATGAAAGAATTATTTATCTAGAGCAGATAAAAATATTTCCAAACTTATGAGGTATGCTAAAGAGTTTAATATTCAAGATATTGTTAGGGGATATTTGGAGGTGGTTTTGTGATAA
- a CDS encoding DEAD/DEAH box helicase family protein has protein sequence MKMAAINLSDVQARAVKELVEKCDLNNKSSIYFKAPTGSGKTFMIANVIDRLIKLHGNKQKLFFIIATLSSGELPKQMEQNLNEYKHALYSIRNIERIESPSINKTKNKDYEPRLVLEQNKVMIFGASTFGKGRILTEYNYLENFIEEIKNEGYKLIYIRDESHHGGEVKNNFVDIDRNDLKNKDQQNEKHFEALIQKAAQYIIKMTATPPRTQNQVVITEKELQTDSIKLIKTEAKRNDFKVDKFLEEISDFDLLQKACEKFKEIKKAYGNAELEPSLINIHPAMLIQVKDKTEKDENFEQNIKEIIKILEQNNLTWVKYFSGDKVDQNTSSIKEEVSLKKISKNNSGVDCIIFKVGPATGWNIPRACMLVQLRNVSSENLNIQTLGRIKRNPNPNYFVDNDDQLFENSIANKYWFYSNFEEKKREWSYYELQEKWKQDYNGLTSFYKGSINRNLLKKVSNTNAYNDELIGVLSKKEILEECNALQQHFREYHYLAPKAELLKNDKNENFRKINDQDKITNSIELELYIENFLDTNKAYFIDATKFKINGWIKSTFLDDPNKPEYISANLVWFVISYLYISQIKQIHKEQMNKYKKTVQEKEFILSKQNSLPGNEYQWINSDLHIAFDNEFDEVKLNYAYQNTYFVNEKEKYKHYLDSHNEEIILNALKNVFKEKYKNDAEDFYNKVKIWTKNPTLHGVNYEYYSKDYDIKNSFPDIVIKYGKHQIIIEVKDATKDYDKEKTKKIIEAYRAYIDDQLDNSFILSPLTLLVCKVKKEDSQSKKSGKMEITFEGASTNELFNDKINDGTFDKKGLAIENLFKDMFDVIDKLDNN, from the coding sequence ATGAAAATGGCGGCAATTAATTTATCGGATGTCCAAGCTAGAGCAGTTAAAGAATTAGTTGAAAAATGTGATTTAAATAATAAATCATCGATTTATTTTAAAGCGCCCACCGGTAGTGGTAAAACATTCATGATTGCTAATGTAATTGATCGATTAATTAAATTACATGGTAATAAGCAAAAATTGTTTTTTATTATTGCAACTTTATCTTCTGGCGAATTACCTAAGCAAATGGAACAAAATTTAAATGAATACAAACATGCTTTATACTCGATTAGAAATATTGAAAGAATAGAATCGCCTAGTATCAATAAAACTAAAAATAAAGATTATGAACCAAGATTAGTTTTAGAACAAAATAAAGTAATGATTTTTGGGGCTTCAACCTTCGGAAAAGGAAGAATCCTTACAGAATATAATTACTTGGAAAACTTTATTGAAGAGATTAAAAATGAAGGCTATAAATTAATCTATATAAGAGATGAATCGCACCACGGGGGTGAGGTTAAAAACAATTTTGTTGATATTGATAGAAATGACTTAAAAAATAAAGATCAACAAAATGAAAAGCATTTTGAAGCCTTGATTCAAAAAGCTGCTCAATATATTATTAAGATGACAGCTACACCGCCGAGAACTCAAAATCAAGTAGTAATAACCGAAAAGGAATTACAAACAGATTCAATTAAATTAATTAAAACAGAAGCAAAAAGAAATGATTTTAAAGTTGATAAATTTTTAGAAGAAATTAGCGACTTTGATTTATTGCAAAAAGCATGTGAAAAATTCAAAGAAATCAAAAAAGCATATGGTAATGCTGAGTTAGAACCATCATTAATTAATATTCATCCAGCAATGCTAATTCAAGTAAAAGATAAAACGGAAAAAGATGAAAATTTTGAACAAAACATAAAAGAAATTATCAAAATACTTGAACAAAATAATTTAACTTGGGTTAAATATTTCAGTGGGGATAAAGTAGATCAAAATACCAGTAGTATTAAGGAAGAAGTTTCTCTAAAAAAGATATCTAAAAATAATTCTGGTGTTGATTGCATTATTTTTAAAGTAGGTCCAGCCACTGGTTGAAATATTCCAAGAGCGTGTATGCTCGTTCAATTAAGAAATGTTTCGTCTGAAAACCTAAATATTCAAACATTGGGAAGAATAAAAAGAAATCCTAATCCTAATTATTTTGTTGATAATGATGATCAATTGTTTGAAAATTCAATTGCTAATAAATATTGGTTTTATTCAAACTTTGAAGAAAAGAAAAGAGAATGAAGTTATTATGAATTGCAGGAGAAATGAAAGCAAGATTATAATGGCTTAACTTCATTTTATAAAGGAAGCATAAATAGAAATTTATTAAAAAAGGTATCAAATACTAATGCATATAATGATGAACTTATTGGTGTTTTATCCAAAAAAGAAATCCTTGAAGAATGTAATGCACTTCAACAACATTTTAGGGAATATCATTATTTAGCTCCCAAAGCGGAATTATTGAAAAACGATAAAAATGAAAACTTTAGAAAAATTAATGATCAAGATAAAATAACCAATTCAATTGAATTAGAGTTATATATTGAAAATTTTTTAGATACAAACAAAGCTTATTTTATTGATGCAACAAAATTCAAGATTAATGGTTGAATAAAATCAACATTTTTAGACGACCCAAATAAGCCTGAATATATTTCGGCTAATTTGGTTTGGTTTGTAATTTCGTATCTTTACATTAGTCAAATTAAACAAATTCATAAAGAACAAATGAATAAATACAAAAAAACCGTACAAGAAAAAGAATTTATATTATCTAAACAAAATTCATTACCAGGCAATGAGTATCAATGAATAAATAGTGACTTACATATTGCTTTTGACAATGAATTCGATGAAGTGAAATTAAATTACGCATATCAAAATACATATTTTGTTAACGAAAAAGAAAAATATAAACACTATTTAGATAGCCATAATGAAGAAATTATTTTAAACGCATTAAAAAATGTGTTTAAAGAAAAATACAAGAATGATGCTGAAGATTTTTATAATAAAGTAAAAATTTGAACTAAAAACCCAACCTTACACGGCGTAAATTATGAATACTATAGTAAAGATTATGATATTAAAAACTCATTCCCAGATATTGTAATTAAATATGGTAAACATCAAATTATTATTGAAGTTAAAGACGCCACTAAAGACTATGATAAAGAGAAGACTAAAAAAATTATAGAAGCATATCGTGCTTATATTGATGACCAATTGGATAATAGTTTTATTTTATCGCCTTTGACTTTGTTGGTCTGCAAAGTTAAAAAAGAAGATTCTCAAAGCAAAAAAAGCGGAAAAATGGAAATAACTTTTGAAGGTGCAAGCACAAATGAGTTATTCAATGACAAAATTAATGATGGCACATTTGACAAAAAAGGACTTGCTATAGAAAATCTTTTTAAGGATATGTTTGATGTCATTGATAAATTAGATAATAATTAG